In Asanoa sp. WMMD1127, one genomic interval encodes:
- a CDS encoding alcohol dehydrogenase catalytic domain-containing protein — translation MRGVVFHGVGDIRVDNVADPKLETPSDAIVRITTAAICGTDLHFVRGTAPGMRPGTILGHEGVGVVEEVGQGVRNHVPGERVLLSAVLGCGSCVYCRAGYFAQCDEINPAGRRSGTASYGSPAAMGPFDGTQAEYIRVPCAHTNMFTLPDSVSDDQAIPLSDIYPTGYFGAVIANVSDGDVVAVFGCGPVGQFAILSAFQRGANRVIAVDHHPDRLERARALGAEVVNFDEEDPVEALLDLTLGIGPDRAIDAVGVDAQSAQAGPAAAQARAHDAVHRDELREIAPVTNAHDGQWQPGDAPSQVGEWAVESLAKAGTLGIVGVYPTTDRFFPIGAAMNRNLKVNMGNANHPRYIPRLLSMVEQGAVDPERILTQHEPLTDALTAYREFDRRSPGWLKVAVTPAA, via the coding sequence ATGAGAGGCGTCGTGTTCCACGGCGTGGGCGACATCCGCGTGGACAACGTGGCCGATCCGAAGCTGGAGACACCGTCCGACGCGATCGTGCGGATCACCACCGCGGCCATCTGTGGCACGGACCTGCACTTCGTGCGCGGTACGGCCCCCGGCATGCGGCCCGGGACGATCCTCGGGCACGAGGGCGTCGGTGTGGTCGAGGAGGTCGGTCAGGGCGTGCGCAACCACGTGCCCGGCGAGCGGGTCCTGCTCTCCGCGGTGCTGGGCTGCGGCTCGTGCGTCTACTGCCGCGCCGGCTATTTCGCCCAGTGCGACGAGATCAACCCCGCCGGCCGGCGGTCGGGTACGGCGTCCTACGGCTCGCCGGCCGCGATGGGTCCGTTCGACGGCACGCAGGCCGAATACATCCGGGTGCCGTGCGCGCACACCAACATGTTCACGCTGCCGGACTCCGTCTCCGACGACCAGGCGATCCCGCTGTCCGACATCTACCCGACCGGCTACTTCGGCGCGGTGATCGCCAACGTCTCCGACGGCGACGTGGTCGCCGTCTTCGGCTGCGGCCCGGTCGGGCAGTTCGCGATCCTGTCGGCGTTCCAACGCGGCGCCAACCGCGTCATCGCGGTCGACCACCACCCGGACCGCCTCGAACGGGCCCGGGCGCTGGGCGCCGAGGTCGTGAACTTCGACGAGGAGGACCCGGTCGAGGCGCTGCTCGACCTGACCCTGGGAATCGGTCCGGACAGGGCGATCGACGCGGTGGGCGTGGACGCGCAGAGCGCCCAGGCGGGGCCGGCGGCGGCGCAGGCCCGGGCCCACGACGCCGTGCACCGCGACGAGCTGCGGGAGATCGCGCCGGTGACCAACGCGCACGACGGCCAGTGGCAACCGGGCGACGCGCCGTCGCAGGTCGGCGAGTGGGCGGTGGAGAGCCTCGCCAAGGCCGGCACGCTCGGCATCGTCGGGGTCTATCCGACGACCGACCGGTTCTTCCCGATCGGCGCCGCGATGAACCGCAACCTCAAGGTCAACATGGGCAACGCCAACCATCCGCGCTACATCCCGCGGTTGCTGTCCATGGTGGAGCAGGGCGCGGTCGACCCCGAGCGGATCCTCACCCAGCACGAGCCGCTGACCGACGCGCTGACCGCCTACCGCGAGTTCGACCGGCGCAGCCCCGGCTGGCTCAAGGTGGCCGTCACGCCGGCGGCCTGA